The Bacillota bacterium genome has a window encoding:
- a CDS encoding FAD-linked oxidase C-terminal domain-containing protein yields the protein MLHSSLINKMKQIVGKENVLTAVEERLCYGYDSTPEACLPDLVVRPDRTEQIQKIIKLANLHLFPVIPRGAGTGLSGGSLPVKGGIVLDLTRMDRILEIDEENLVAVVEPGVVTVHLQEEVERRGLFYPPDPASLKTSTIGGNVAECAGGPRAFKYGVTRDYVLGLEVVTPTGEILKTGGKTVKSVTGYDLIRLYTGSEGTLGIITKIFLRLIPKPETKRTMMAVYERLDDAAKTVTLIIKQGIIPVTLELMDDLTIRCVENYLRIGLPLDAEAILIIEVDGPADLVKKQTSQVAEICQSGGAREIKIAENEKEREEIWAARRAVSAAVVQIKPTKISEDIAVPRSQIPNMVRRLKEIASRYNLNLVIFGHAGDGNLHPNILCDQNDPEEMGRVEKAVGELFQAAVKLGGTLSGEHGIGIMKAPYLQLETGDIGYEVMWAIKKALDPNNILNPGKIFGSGRNE from the coding sequence ATGCTTCATTCCTCTTTAATTAACAAGATGAAACAGATTGTAGGCAAAGAAAACGTACTTACTGCTGTTGAGGAAAGGTTATGTTATGGTTACGACAGCACACCGGAGGCTTGTCTTCCCGATCTGGTAGTCCGTCCTGATCGCACCGAACAAATCCAGAAAATTATCAAGTTAGCTAATCTTCATTTATTCCCCGTAATTCCCCGGGGAGCCGGAACAGGCTTAAGTGGCGGTTCGCTGCCGGTAAAAGGGGGTATTGTCCTGGACTTAACCAGGATGGACCGGATTTTAGAAATAGATGAAGAAAATCTTGTTGCGGTAGTGGAACCCGGGGTGGTTACAGTGCATCTCCAGGAGGAAGTGGAGCGACGCGGGCTTTTTTATCCACCTGACCCGGCCAGTTTAAAGACATCCACCATTGGAGGGAATGTCGCAGAATGTGCGGGAGGACCCCGGGCCTTTAAATATGGAGTTACCAGGGATTATGTGCTGGGCCTGGAAGTAGTAACACCAACAGGCGAAATTCTAAAAACAGGTGGCAAAACGGTAAAAAGTGTGACCGGTTATGATTTAATCAGGCTTTATACAGGTTCAGAAGGGACTTTAGGAATTATCACCAAGATTTTTTTGCGTTTGATTCCAAAACCGGAAACAAAGCGAACCATGATGGCAGTGTATGAGCGGCTTGACGATGCAGCCAAAACCGTTACACTTATTATTAAACAGGGGATTATTCCTGTAACCCTGGAATTGATGGATGACCTTACAATCCGCTGTGTGGAAAATTACCTCCGGATAGGTCTTCCCTTAGATGCAGAGGCAATTCTGATCATTGAGGTTGATGGTCCTGCCGATCTGGTAAAAAAACAAACATCACAGGTAGCAGAAATTTGTCAGTCTGGTGGAGCACGAGAAATTAAGATAGCAGAGAATGAAAAGGAAAGAGAAGAAATCTGGGCAGCCCGAAGGGCTGTTTCTGCTGCGGTGGTTCAAATTAAACCTACGAAGATCAGCGAAGACATCGCCGTGCCCCGGAGTCAGATCCCTAACATGGTTAGGAGGTTAAAGGAAATTGCCTCCCGCTATAATCTAAATTTAGTGATTTTCGGGCATGCAGGAGATGGAAATTTACACCCTAATATTCTTTGCGACCAGAATGACCCCGAAGAAATGGGGCGGGTCGAAAAAGCGGTCGGGGAGCTGTTTCAAGCAGCGGTGAAGCTAGGGGGTACTTTATCTGGGGAGCACGGAATTGGAATCATGAAAGCACCTTACCTTCAACTAGAAACAGGTGATATAGGGTATGAAGTGATGTGGGCAATCAAGAAAGCATTGGACCCCAACAATATCCTGAATCCCGGTAAAATTTTTGGGAGTGGAAGAAATGAATAG
- a CDS encoding lactate racemase domain-containing protein, which produces MRYPVMYRARYALPAPYIENVHEEVKKVFKKARFWKKLKKGARVAVTAGSRGISDIVPVLMTTLEILKENHLQPYLVPAMGSHGGGTPEGQKKVLAALGITEETTGVPIKATGEAAKLGEIAPEVPVYFNKAALESDGIIVVNRVKPHTSFHGPVESGLMKMLAIGLGNPQGAAALHRFGPRGLKEYIPLVAQFILANLPVLYGIAIIENAREQTAHIEGVEPEDFFHKEQQLLNQARSLMPRLPFQELDLLIVREMGKCFSGTGMDTNLIGRLRIQGEPEPETPRIKRIAVLDLAARSEGNATGIGLADFATDRLLSKVDWEVTYLNVLSTTFVQRAMVPMHFPTEEETIQMALRSLGSENPHKARVLVIQNTLELDEVEFSAALIEEAKAHPCLTIISEGREMAFNNGTLL; this is translated from the coding sequence GTGAGATATCCCGTTATGTATCGTGCACGCTACGCTCTTCCTGCTCCTTACATTGAAAATGTTCATGAGGAAGTAAAAAAAGTCTTCAAAAAAGCGAGATTCTGGAAGAAGCTCAAAAAAGGCGCTCGCGTTGCGGTTACGGCAGGAAGCCGGGGAATTTCAGACATCGTTCCGGTCTTGATGACAACTCTTGAAATTCTAAAAGAAAATCACCTCCAGCCTTATCTTGTTCCTGCAATGGGATCCCACGGTGGGGGTACTCCAGAAGGACAAAAAAAGGTCCTGGCTGCGCTTGGAATCACCGAGGAAACTACGGGTGTCCCCATTAAGGCGACGGGAGAAGCTGCAAAACTTGGGGAGATTGCTCCGGAGGTTCCTGTTTATTTTAATAAAGCAGCCCTTGAAAGTGACGGAATTATTGTAGTAAATCGCGTGAAACCCCATACTTCATTTCATGGACCCGTGGAAAGCGGCTTGATGAAAATGCTTGCTATCGGCCTGGGAAATCCCCAGGGAGCGGCTGCTCTTCATAGATTTGGTCCCAGGGGGTTAAAAGAGTATATCCCGCTGGTTGCACAATTTATCCTCGCGAACCTGCCTGTTTTATACGGTATCGCAATCATCGAAAATGCACGGGAGCAAACAGCCCACATCGAGGGGGTAGAACCGGAAGATTTCTTTCATAAAGAACAACAATTATTAAATCAAGCCCGTTCTCTAATGCCCCGGCTTCCCTTTCAGGAACTTGACTTGCTGATAGTTCGAGAAATGGGAAAATGTTTTAGTGGTACCGGGATGGATACCAATCTCATCGGGCGCCTGCGGATCCAGGGTGAACCCGAACCGGAAACACCCCGGATTAAAAGGATTGCCGTTCTTGATTTAGCAGCCCGTTCGGAAGGAAATGCCACAGGGATCGGTCTCGCAGATTTCGCGACAGACCGCCTTCTCTCTAAAGTTGACTGGGAGGTTACGTATTTAAATGTTCTCAGCACAACCTTTGTCCAGCGAGCGATGGTCCCTATGCACTTTCCTACGGAGGAGGAAACGATTCAAATGGCACTCCGGAGTTTGGGAAGTGAAAATCCGCATAAAGCCCGGGTCCTGGTAATTCAAAATACCTTAGAGTTAGACGAAGTTGAGTTTTCAGCAGCTCTCATCGAAGAAGCGAAAGCCCATCCTTGTTTAACGATTATTAGTGAAGGGCGGGAAATGGCCTTTAATAATGGCACACTTCTTTAA
- a CDS encoding nitrilase-related carbon-nitrogen hydrolase, protein MRVALLQLAADRGTPEDYRSFVKYLVQEEVPHDVAFVVLPELWTTGHLPQNIRKGVEVPQGPTNSLLAMLAKKRSLYIVGGSLPIQASQGISNFCSIYGPAGFLTGYAKVHPFGPMGEKEWCIPGRNLCLFSTAYGKMGVMICYDLRFPEVARALAKAGSRAVFVPAAFPEARIDQWELLLRARAVENQIFMVGVNKAGRDGNHLFPGKSLVVAPDGAILVEGARDEEILLCDLDFNLITQVRDAIPCWQDLSPRAYELLLEDGEGLP, encoded by the coding sequence TTGCGGGTTGCTTTGCTTCAACTGGCAGCGGACCGGGGTACACCTGAGGACTACCGGTCTTTTGTTAAATATCTGGTCCAAGAAGAAGTTCCTCACGATGTCGCTTTCGTGGTCCTTCCGGAACTTTGGACCACGGGACATCTCCCCCAAAACATTCGAAAGGGGGTTGAAGTGCCTCAGGGACCCACTAATTCTTTACTGGCGATGCTGGCCAAAAAAAGAAGCCTTTATATCGTAGGAGGCTCGCTCCCCATTCAAGCTTCACAGGGAATTTCCAATTTCTGTTCAATCTACGGCCCGGCGGGATTCCTCACAGGTTACGCGAAAGTTCATCCCTTCGGACCAATGGGCGAAAAAGAATGGTGTATACCTGGCAGAAACCTGTGTCTTTTTTCCACGGCTTATGGTAAGATGGGGGTGATGATTTGTTATGACTTGCGCTTCCCGGAGGTAGCTCGCGCCTTAGCAAAAGCCGGGTCAAGGGCAGTTTTTGTTCCCGCCGCTTTTCCTGAGGCTCGCATTGATCAATGGGAACTTCTTTTAAGGGCGCGCGCTGTCGAAAATCAAATTTTCATGGTTGGGGTTAATAAAGCGGGAAGGGATGGAAATCACCTTTTCCCGGGGAAGTCCCTTGTAGTTGCTCCCGATGGGGCGATCCTCGTTGAAGGAGCAAGGGATGAGGAGATTCTCCTCTGTGATTTAGATTTTAACCTGATCACGCAGGTCCGTGATGCAATTCCATGCTGGCAGGACCTTTCCCCCCGGGCCTATGAACTTTTACTAGAAGATGGTGAGGGTTTGCCGTGA
- a CDS encoding YraN family protein: protein MTLKRRTIGLKGEEIALSFLSSLGYRLLAKNFRCCLGEIDLIMQDGPVTVFVEVKTRRNLLYGAPQEAVSPAKQARIRRLAQFYLLTKNERDTPLRFDVIAITLSKSGEPVIQHLKGVF, encoded by the coding sequence ATGACCCTTAAACGTCGTACAATTGGTCTCAAGGGAGAGGAAATCGCCCTTTCCTTTCTTTCTTCCCTGGGATATCGCCTTCTTGCGAAGAATTTTCGCTGTTGCTTGGGAGAAATTGATTTAATCATGCAGGATGGACCCGTTACAGTGTTTGTGGAGGTTAAAACGAGGCGTAACCTTCTTTACGGCGCTCCCCAGGAAGCGGTCTCTCCGGCGAAGCAGGCAAGAATCAGGCGCCTTGCGCAGTTTTATTTGCTGACAAAAAATGAAAGGGATACCCCTCTTCGATTTGATGTAATCGCAATCACGCTTTCGAAGTCAGGAGAGCCTGTAATCCAACACTTAAAAGGGGTTTTCTAA
- a CDS encoding EscU/YscU/HrcU family type III secretion system export apparatus switch protein has product MNRVKFNEGTGTVKEKQVSLKQAVALSYRKNQDQAPRIVATGKGEVAERMIIEARKYEVPLYKDPELVSLLAKLPLGAEIPPELYRAVAEVFLFIYQLDQKARSSKKPMGR; this is encoded by the coding sequence GTGAATAGGGTTAAATTTAATGAGGGAACAGGTACGGTAAAAGAAAAGCAGGTCAGTCTGAAACAAGCAGTTGCCTTAAGTTACCGAAAAAACCAGGACCAGGCCCCCCGAATTGTAGCAACAGGAAAGGGGGAGGTTGCTGAACGTATGATTATAGAGGCCAGGAAATACGAGGTTCCTCTATATAAAGACCCCGAACTGGTAAGCCTGCTCGCCAAGCTTCCTTTAGGAGCCGAAATCCCCCCCGAGCTTTACCGTGCCGTAGCGGAGGTTTTTCTCTTTATCTATCAGCTTGATCAGAAGGCTCGCTCCTCAAAAAAACCTATGGGGAGGTAA
- a CDS encoding ribonuclease HII, with translation MKVKMRGEEKIIVNDEHELARLLQLHSYERLIWKSGVNLIAGVDEAGRGPLAGPLVAAAVVINKELIIPGLNDSKLVAPALRPRLVQEIKRQVAAWSVGIVPAGMIERYNIHQATFHAMKLALSRLPVAPGHVLIDGWALPDLEIPQTPLIKGDARSAAIAAASLLAKTVRDEIMTYYSRIYSKYGFEKNKGYATPAHLAALRKYGPCFLHRRTFRGVKENNDEN, from the coding sequence ATGAAGGTCAAGATGAGAGGAGAAGAAAAGATAATTGTAAATGATGAGCATGAATTGGCGCGGCTCCTCCAACTCCATTCTTACGAAAGGTTAATTTGGAAAAGCGGCGTCAATCTGATTGCAGGGGTTGACGAGGCCGGAAGAGGTCCTCTCGCAGGCCCCCTCGTTGCCGCAGCGGTGGTCATCAATAAAGAGTTGATAATTCCCGGGTTAAATGATAGTAAGTTAGTCGCTCCCGCTCTTCGTCCCCGGTTGGTTCAAGAAATCAAACGGCAGGTTGCGGCGTGGAGCGTAGGCATCGTTCCTGCCGGCATGATCGAGCGATACAACATTCACCAAGCTACCTTTCACGCGATGAAGCTTGCTTTAAGCCGTCTTCCAGTTGCTCCCGGCCATGTTTTAATCGATGGTTGGGCTTTGCCAGATTTAGAAATTCCTCAAACTCCTCTGATTAAGGGCGATGCCCGGAGCGCGGCGATCGCGGCTGCTTCCCTCCTCGCAAAAACAGTCAGGGATGAAATTATGACCTACTACAGCCGGATTTACTCTAAGTACGGGTTTGAAAAAAATAAGGGTTATGCTACTCCTGCTCATCTTGCAGCACTGAGAAAATATGGACCCTGCTTTCTTCACCGGCGCACTTTTCGTGGAGTCAAGGAGAACAATGATGAAAATTGA
- the ylqF gene encoding ribosome biogenesis GTPase YlqF, with protein MKRTHGTRTRSSQKPRNLLNNTLKITDLVFELVDARCPLSSRSPLVKKLIAGKRQLLILNKADLADPVATKQWLLYFQREGRASLAVDSRKGEGFQEVWEYLNQSASELIQILQKKGCLPRELRTAVIGVPNVGKSTFLNKIIGRRSAATGDRPGVTKGPQWVHLHGKISILDTPGVLPPQLKDEEVVFKLAATGVLDKKTYNLEKISEKLIKFLEVREPGSLSGYLDVPPGSLSLQTLALKKKFLLPDGLADLHRAAGFLLHSFQGGKFGSFTLELPD; from the coding sequence ATGAAACGCACTCACGGGACAAGAACTAGATCCTCGCAAAAACCAAGAAATTTACTAAACAACACCCTCAAAATCACCGATCTTGTCTTTGAATTAGTTGACGCTCGTTGTCCTCTCAGCAGCCGGAGTCCCCTGGTTAAAAAGTTAATTGCTGGAAAACGGCAATTACTGATCCTCAATAAGGCCGATCTGGCCGATCCTGTAGCTACAAAACAATGGCTCCTGTATTTTCAACGAGAAGGCAGGGCATCCCTAGCTGTTGATTCCCGCAAAGGGGAAGGATTTCAAGAGGTTTGGGAATATCTGAACCAATCCGCTTCAGAATTAATTCAGATTTTACAAAAAAAAGGATGCCTCCCCAGGGAATTGCGAACCGCAGTTATTGGGGTTCCAAATGTAGGTAAATCTACTTTTCTTAACAAAATTATAGGGAGACGTTCTGCGGCAACAGGTGATCGCCCCGGTGTTACAAAAGGACCCCAGTGGGTTCACCTGCACGGTAAGATCTCGATCTTAGATACACCCGGCGTCCTCCCGCCGCAGCTTAAGGATGAAGAGGTAGTTTTTAAGCTGGCTGCAACCGGAGTGCTCGATAAAAAAACCTATAATTTAGAAAAGATCAGCGAAAAATTAATTAAGTTTCTAGAGGTACGCGAACCGGGAAGCCTCTCCGGATACCTGGACGTACCCCCAGGTTCTCTTTCCTTGCAAACCCTTGCTCTCAAGAAGAAATTCCTCCTGCCTGATGGTCTCGCCGACCTACATCGTGCGGCCGGTTTTTTGCTTCACTCATTTCAAGGTGGAAAATTTGGTTCCTTTACGTTAGAACTCCCCGATTAA
- the lepB gene encoding signal peptidase I has protein sequence MAQEKTPFWREILESVVLAVVLAAVIRIWLFEPFYIPSPSMQPTLYPRDRIIVNKVLYRLRPPARGDVVVFKFPLDPQRDFIKRIIALEGETVEIRQGYVYINGRRLEEPYLPYETVSDYGPSEVPPGYLFVMGDNRNNSEDSRVWGALHQKYLVGKAFFVYWPPHRMGMIK, from the coding sequence TTGGCTCAGGAGAAAACACCGTTTTGGCGGGAAATTCTCGAATCGGTAGTCCTGGCAGTAGTTTTAGCCGCCGTGATCCGTATCTGGCTTTTTGAGCCGTTCTATATTCCATCTCCCTCAATGCAACCAACATTATATCCGCGGGATCGGATTATCGTTAACAAGGTTTTATACCGGCTGCGTCCACCGGCGCGGGGAGATGTTGTTGTATTTAAATTTCCTCTCGATCCCCAAAGGGATTTTATAAAGAGAATAATTGCTTTAGAGGGAGAAACAGTAGAAATTCGGCAGGGCTACGTGTACATCAACGGGAGAAGACTTGAAGAACCTTATCTACCCTATGAAACTGTATCAGATTACGGACCCAGCGAAGTCCCCCCGGGCTATTTGTTCGTAATGGGAGATAACCGGAATAACAGTGAGGATAGCAGAGTGTGGGGGGCTTTGCATCAAAAATATCTTGTCGGCAAGGCCTTTTTTGTCTACTGGCCTCCTCACCGCATGGGAATGATCAAATGA
- the rplS gene encoding 50S ribosomal protein L19, with protein MDLVKVVEQDYFKKEIPPFRPGDTVRVHVKVIEGNRERTQTFEGTVIRRRGSGLNETFTVRRISYGVGVERTFPVHSPRLEKIEVLRRGRVRRARLYYLRERVGKAARIRERK; from the coding sequence GTGGACCTAGTGAAAGTTGTTGAGCAAGATTATTTTAAAAAGGAAATCCCCCCTTTCCGCCCTGGTGATACAGTGCGGGTGCATGTAAAGGTTATTGAAGGAAATCGGGAAAGAACGCAAACATTTGAAGGAACTGTAATCAGAAGGCGGGGAAGCGGTCTTAACGAAACCTTTACTGTACGGCGTATTTCTTATGGCGTTGGGGTCGAAAGAACCTTTCCGGTACATTCACCACGCTTAGAAAAAATAGAGGTCCTGCGAAGGGGTCGAGTCCGGCGTGCCCGGCTTTACTACCTCCGGGAAAGGGTAGGGAAAGCTGCTCGAATTCGGGAACGGAAGTAG
- the trmD gene encoding tRNA (guanosine(37)-N1)-methyltransferase TrmD, whose translation MIIKILTIFPEMFLGPFQSSILKRAQTRGLLQIKTIDPRDYSEDKHRKVDDYPYGGGMGMVLKPEPFFRCLEVIQTKTFPRIILLTPQGETFTQAKAEEFAQEEELILICGHYEGIDERVKYLATDEISIGDYILTGGEIAAMVLVDSVARLIPGVISEQSALGEDSFSFGFLEYPQYTRPRVFRGWEVPEILLSGNHQAIFRWRRAQAVKRTFLRRPDLLRKVKWDEEDRQAVDEIFVKKLV comes from the coding sequence ATGATAATTAAAATTTTGACCATATTTCCGGAGATGTTTCTGGGCCCTTTTCAAAGCAGTATTCTCAAACGCGCCCAAACTCGCGGGTTACTGCAAATTAAAACAATTGATCCGCGCGATTACTCTGAAGATAAACACCGCAAGGTCGATGATTACCCATACGGCGGGGGAATGGGAATGGTGCTGAAACCGGAACCTTTTTTTCGGTGTCTGGAGGTGATTCAAACTAAAACGTTTCCCCGTATCATCCTCCTCACCCCCCAGGGCGAGACTTTTACTCAAGCAAAGGCTGAGGAATTCGCGCAGGAAGAAGAATTAATTTTAATTTGCGGACACTACGAAGGTATTGACGAAAGAGTAAAGTATCTGGCTACCGATGAAATTTCAATCGGAGATTATATTCTAACCGGAGGAGAAATCGCAGCAATGGTGCTCGTTGACTCTGTTGCTCGTTTAATTCCTGGAGTCATCAGCGAGCAATCCGCTCTCGGAGAAGATTCTTTTAGTTTCGGTTTTCTGGAGTACCCGCAGTATACGCGACCCCGGGTTTTCCGGGGGTGGGAGGTTCCAGAGATCTTGCTCAGTGGAAACCACCAGGCAATATTTCGCTGGCGTCGTGCCCAAGCTGTAAAGCGAACTTTTTTGCGCCGCCCGGATTTACTCCGGAAAGTAAAATGGGACGAAGAGGATCGACAGGCAGTTGATGAAATTTTTGTTAAAAAACTGGTATGA
- the rimM gene encoding ribosome maturation factor RimM (Essential for efficient processing of 16S rRNA): protein MEEFITVGQITAPFGCRGEVKVILYTDFPERFLATKRIFLRLADLFLEKEIERAVLQKNGVILKLSNISTPEEAQKLRGALLQVPPAEVWPLPEGHFYYFQLVGSAVYTEEGNFIGHVKEILATGSNDVYLVKNDEKGATYLIPAIKDVVKKIDSENKTILVHPLPGLLGE from the coding sequence ATGGAGGAATTTATTACAGTTGGGCAAATTACCGCTCCTTTTGGTTGCCGGGGAGAAGTAAAAGTGATCCTTTATACAGATTTCCCAGAGCGCTTTCTCGCAACAAAGCGGATCTTTCTTCGCCTCGCGGATCTTTTTCTTGAAAAAGAGATCGAAAGGGCTGTACTACAAAAAAATGGCGTCATCCTGAAACTTTCAAACATTAGTACCCCGGAAGAAGCGCAAAAACTTCGGGGGGCTTTGCTTCAAGTCCCGCCTGCTGAGGTCTGGCCCCTCCCTGAAGGTCACTTTTATTACTTTCAACTAGTCGGATCCGCTGTGTATACGGAAGAAGGTAATTTTATAGGGCATGTTAAGGAAATCCTGGCTACCGGAAGTAACGACGTCTACCTTGTCAAAAATGATGAAAAGGGAGCGACTTACTTAATACCAGCCATTAAAGATGTAGTAAAGAAAATTGATTCGGAAAATAAAACTATCTTGGTCCACCCTTTACCCGGTCTGCTCGGGGAGTGA
- a CDS encoding KH domain-containing protein, with protein sequence MRELIELLAKSLVDNSEAVQVNQIEGERAVIIELKVASEDMGKIIGKQGKIARAIRTLAKATGAKTGRKVIVEITS encoded by the coding sequence ATGCGGGAATTAATTGAACTTCTTGCAAAATCTCTAGTAGATAACTCCGAGGCTGTTCAAGTAAATCAAATCGAGGGGGAAAGAGCGGTCATTATTGAATTAAAAGTTGCCAGTGAAGACATGGGAAAAATTATTGGAAAGCAGGGAAAAATCGCGAGAGCAATCAGAACCCTGGCAAAAGCCACAGGCGCGAAAACAGGCAGAAAAGTCATTGTTGAGATTACTTCATGA
- the rpsP gene encoding 30S ribosomal protein S16, with product MATRIRLKRMGAKKNPSYRIVVADARSPRDGRFIEEIGYYQPTSHPEVIKIDEGKALLWLARGAQPSETVKALLKKTGVWQKRSSSSATTES from the coding sequence TTGGCAACACGAATTAGATTGAAAAGGATGGGAGCGAAAAAAAACCCTTCTTACAGGATCGTCGTCGCGGACGCCCGTTCTCCCAGGGATGGGCGGTTTATTGAAGAGATTGGTTATTATCAGCCCACATCCCATCCCGAGGTAATTAAAATCGACGAAGGAAAAGCACTTCTCTGGCTTGCGCGAGGAGCGCAACCTTCTGAGACCGTGAAAGCGCTTTTGAAAAAAACTGGGGTCTGGCAGAAGCGTTCTAGCAGTTCAGCAACAACAGAAAGCTAA
- the ffh gene encoding signal recognition particle protein, with amino-acid sequence MLFQGLAEKLQNTFKKLRGKGKLTENDIKEALREVRLALLEADVSLPVVKDFTQRLRERSMGAEVFESLTPAQQMIKIVNEELTALMGDSYSKINFSGSGPTIFMLVGLHGSGKTTTAGKLALSLRKQGRSPLLVGADIYRPAACKQLEILAKQIDVPFFTLGDQVGPIRIVQASLDFAQSQGCDLIIIDTAGRLHIDEELMEELKNLKETLRPQEIFLVVDAMTGQDAVNIAKSFHEELGLTGVILTKLDGDTRGGAALSVKAVTGCPIKFVGVGEKLDALEPFYPDRMAARILGMGDVLSLIEKAQAAFDQEKARELEQKLRKQEFTLEDFLAQIHQVRSMGPLEQVLSMIPGLSSAKQLRKIQEEFDEKELVYIEAIINSMTLEERRNPSIINGSRRKRIARGSGTTVQDVNRLLKQFEQTRKLIKQFSELGTGKGSRKLKSFKFPLF; translated from the coding sequence TTGCTTTTTCAGGGATTGGCAGAAAAACTCCAGAACACTTTTAAGAAGCTGCGGGGAAAAGGAAAGTTAACCGAAAATGATATTAAAGAGGCGCTCCGAGAAGTGCGCCTGGCTCTGCTTGAAGCGGATGTAAGCTTGCCTGTTGTAAAAGATTTTACCCAGCGCCTCAGAGAACGAAGCATGGGAGCAGAAGTTTTTGAGAGCTTAACTCCCGCCCAGCAGATGATTAAAATCGTTAACGAAGAACTCACCGCATTAATGGGAGATAGTTACAGTAAAATCAATTTCAGCGGATCCGGCCCGACGATTTTCATGCTGGTCGGACTTCACGGGAGCGGAAAAACCACAACAGCAGGGAAACTGGCCCTTTCCCTCCGGAAGCAGGGAAGGTCTCCGTTGCTGGTAGGAGCGGACATATACCGTCCGGCAGCATGTAAACAACTAGAGATTTTAGCAAAACAAATTGACGTTCCCTTCTTTACGCTTGGTGATCAAGTCGGCCCCATCAGGATTGTCCAGGCTTCGCTGGACTTTGCCCAAAGTCAGGGTTGCGATTTAATCATCATCGATACGGCGGGAAGGCTGCATATAGATGAAGAGCTCATGGAAGAACTAAAGAATCTTAAAGAGACTCTTAGACCGCAGGAGATCTTCCTGGTTGTCGATGCGATGACGGGGCAAGATGCTGTTAATATTGCAAAGAGTTTCCACGAAGAATTGGGGTTAACGGGAGTTATTTTAACGAAATTGGACGGAGATACCCGGGGAGGTGCGGCCCTTTCGGTTAAAGCGGTGACAGGGTGCCCGATTAAGTTTGTCGGGGTTGGTGAAAAATTAGATGCCCTGGAGCCGTTCTATCCCGATCGAATGGCGGCGCGGATTCTCGGGATGGGCGATGTTCTGAGCTTAATTGAAAAAGCTCAAGCGGCTTTTGATCAGGAGAAAGCAAGAGAACTCGAACAAAAACTCCGAAAACAGGAATTTACGCTGGAAGATTTTTTGGCCCAAATTCACCAGGTTCGCTCAATGGGTCCTTTGGAACAGGTTTTGAGCATGATCCCGGGGTTAAGCAGTGCAAAGCAGCTTCGCAAAATTCAAGAAGAATTTGATGAAAAGGAACTGGTTTATATCGAAGCGATCATTAACTCCATGACTCTGGAAGAGAGAAGAAATCCCTCAATAATAAACGGGAGCCGGAGGAAGCGGATTGCGCGGGGAAGCGGAACTACGGTTCAGGATGTTAACCGCTTACTTAAACAATTTGAACAAACGCGTAAACTCATTAAACAATTCAGTGAACTGGGTACGGGGAAAGGTAGCCGTAAATTGAAGTCTTTTAAATTCCCGTTATTTTAG
- a CDS encoding YlxM family DNA-binding protein, with the protein MFLSKLGRITLLYDFYGSLLTPKQQEVVRLYYEYDLSLGEIGAELNISRQAVYDVLKRAERSLEEYETKLGLLAEYLKEHGSLISGEGG; encoded by the coding sequence ATGTTTTTAAGTAAATTAGGCCGCATCACCCTTTTATATGATTTTTACGGATCCCTGTTAACTCCAAAACAGCAGGAAGTGGTGCGCCTTTATTATGAATACGATTTATCGTTAGGTGAAATTGGAGCCGAGCTTAATATAAGCAGGCAGGCAGTATATGATGTTTTGAAGCGCGCCGAGCGGTCGCTGGAAGAATATGAAACGAAACTTGGACTGCTCGCGGAATACCTGAAGGAGCACGGTTCCTTGATTTCCGGAGAAGGGGGGTAA